ttcactcactgtgtatataaaaaaagtaacatctgctctcagagaacttgctctcatttacgtCACTCTCATTTCTTCACTGAATTTCTTCAAGGAAcaggttttttgtgtttgtttttggtttggatgacatttgaattatattgtactttttattattattttgaattgacttcagtttaacatcattttttgaaaagtgaaatttgtttaaatttgaatatggaaagtttgtcatttttttatttaaaaaaactctaattaaatgggctagtgagccaacccgtttatgtaccaacccgtagtgggtcgagccgggttcagatttttctggctcgctaataaatgagccgggttgaattggctcactaagtgaccaacccgtggtaggcCGGATCATGTCAAGctgggttacccgttttgacagttCTAGTGCTAATGGCTAAAATGTCACATTTTCAATCAAACTTGTAACAAAGAGtgtttaataattgattatgactTCCATTCCATCAACTTATAACTTCTTGTTATCCATAATTGTCATCGCCTAAGACTTAAAAAGTccttaacaatttaaatatattttctttctttattaattcttttaatgataaaattgtgaaattctaaattttgaaacaaataataCTTTTGAATGTGGAGATTCATCTTATATTAATGGATTATATGTCATATATACTTCAATAGTTCATCAAATTGAGGTATTTAAATAGATCGAAATCATAGAATGAATCATGTCATCTTCTCAATTGTCAAGGCAAAGTGTATCATGCCGCTACTAAATGAAACTGTTTTTAACTTTTGGGTAAGAGctaaatgaaaaggaaaaagtcgGCCCTAActtctcaaatcaaatttagGCTATTTCTTCCTATACCCCCTTACCCTTATTTTCTTCGTGCAGCCATAGCTCAACATAAATGACTTAAATactcttaatttaaaattattaaaaaaagaaaatatgaaaattacttTCCCCTTTTTTCACCTAGCTGCCAGCTCTTCGTTGCACCTCCATATAGAGTTTCTCCACTCGTACATATAGTTTTTCCACCTCCTTACAGTTCATCTCCATTGTTGCCAGAAATCATAGCTACTCGTTGCACTATCGTACCTACCCGCCACATCTCCATAAGAACTTCCATTGCAACATTCTGTTTCTCCATCGCAAGGTTATGCACCTCCATAGCTTCAAGACTCCGTTGGTTCGTCCTTTTTTTCTATCTTGAGAGTGAGAAGTAACTAGGTTTACTATAATAATAGTCATTCAACTGGACTTGGATTTGTTCTGACAAATCAACATAGTTTAGTCCCTTAAATTTGATCACATTATTACTCAAACCAAATAAATTCATGGAATTTAGAAACAATATGCAAACTCATACATTAATgctttgataaaattaatagattcaaacaaaataactaCATTAATCATGCATTTAAGTTCACCTTTAAGTGACACTGATAAGTAATCATATAAGTCATTAATTTAAGTTCACCTTTTGGGTGATGCTTAAACTCACAAATtccatataattaaaatgttaaaataaatacattttaatggacaatcaatcatacttaaGTCTACATGTATGTTATATTTGGTTATACAAGTATATTTACTAAGTATGTCAAATGTCTCACTTTAATGtctttaatgataaataatgaTTCACCTATGGATAATCTATAAATGCTTTATAGCAATGAACTTCAattaatgggacgtcgaacTTTATAGGttagacgtctatatagacgtcgaactATATAGGttagacgtctatatagacgtcagactcTATAGGCCAAACGTCTAAAACATCGTCGTATTTGATTAGATCCTTCTCCGCTTGAGGCCTCTCGAGTTGCTCCTGACtcatggtgattcgagtttacaactttatattttacgttttttttattggatgatTTTAATAATGTAGTAGAGGGAATTGGAGGAGTGCAAAATGCAAGAAATCGCCGCCCAAGAATGTTGTCCAAGGACAtgagcaaaactgcacaaaaactcAACGAAAACGTATTTTAAgcggttcaaatgaaaaataattcatcaatgagtaatgtaatcggagtaaaattaattttaaacggtgcaaaagtgagaaaacgaacctgaaaaacgtAGCCTGTGGAGAGAAAATGCGAGGATGATGATGAATAGTGAGTACGCGTAACTTCTACCTCGCGTTCACAGTGTTTTAATGAAGACATTTAGAAGTCGATTTCCGCCATAACAAACGTCTATAGACGTTAGTTCCccccacaacagacgtctaaatgacTTTAGAAGTCAGAGTGGCGGGATCAAACGTCTAAAcagagtcaaaaagtgactttttaaatttctgggctGAGTATTTAGAAGTGGGTTCCtgccataacagacgtctacaGACGTCGGTTCCTCCCCCCTCCCCCTaccacaacagacgtctaaatggcgtCAAAAAGTAACTTTTTAGATTTCTGGGCTGAggatttagaagtcggttcccgcCATAACAGAtgtttatagacgtcggttcccctcacaacagacgtctaaatggctttagtagtcggagtggcgggattagatgtctaaatggagtcaaaaagtgactttttagaTTTCTAGGTTGAGGATTTAGAAGTTTGTTCCTGCCATAACAAAcgtatatagatgtcggttcccccacaacagacgtctaaatggtttAGAAGTCGGGCCCCTCATAGCCAACAtctaaatagttgttttatttacgaaaaatgccaccggtcattttttACGTTGGATATTCGAGGATCAGACGTATAAAGAGTGACATTAAAAGCCTTTTCTACACTagtgcaattaaaataaaagagaactCATGCGTCCAATTTAAATAAACACATGTTTGCAATTAATGTTCAATCACAATTCATACAGGATATGTGATTTttaattgggttaaatatgtttttagtccctatactatcaagcgattttggttttagtccctctttcaaagtaaggtacattttagtcctccttcttaaagaaactttgattttagttctCTAAagctaacaccgttaaaaactaGCTTATGTGTCTAACGGTAGactgacaccaattttttttaagctgACTCAgtgtttttccccttttctccctcgttctcttccttttctttttcacggATAAATGGCCAGAAGATAACGAATGAAAAATGACAATCAACCAAAACATAACATAGAGATTATAGTTTTCCAATTTTCCTCACGTTATTCTTATGGATCAAAGTCTTCTTCATCGTCGTCAAGAGTGTCAAAGTCTTCTCCTTCAGGCCACCACCTTGGACGAGGAAAAACTCCACAAGCATCTGCCACTttataccaaaaataaatatcaactttttttttcttttcattactAATCTCTAAAAGAAATCTTAACACTTCAAACACATCCATTCCCTTTCCAGAACCTTCCACAACACCACCACTTGAGTTATATTCCGCCACTTTCTCAGCAGTTTCCAAGATTTTGGCAGAAGAACAGTCTAAAGCTTTTGCTGCTTTAGAAACCAATTTCCCCTCACAGTTTCCCATACCCTCTTCCCTTTTCTCAGATTGAACTTTCACACAACACTCTGAAGAATCCATATCCATATCAACCTCCAAAAGTTTTGATGTCTTTTCTCCTCCGTCTCTCGCTGCTAGAACTTTGTTCGAGCCGTTTCGGCGGAAGCGGTCCAGGTGCGGCTGTCGGCGTACGAGACGCTATCGGATCCATCGGCAAGGGCGACGTATGATCGAACGCTGACGATGGTGCACGGAGGAAGACACcgccaatttaaaaaaaaaaattggtgtcagtCTACCGTTAGACACGTAAGCTAGTTTTTAACGATGTTAGCtttaaaggactaaaatcaaagtttctttaAAAAGGAGGactaatttgaaagagggactaaaaccaaaatcgcttgatagtatagggactaaaaacatatttaaccctttttaatTCATGTACATTGAAATTTACAAAGAGACTGAAAATTATATGTAGTGGAACACAATAATAATTTCATCAGGgaataaaaccaataatatgAATTACTTCATTCACATACGATTTCATTATTCGCAGCAGCAATTACAAAATCCgtaaatttcataatttcaaattaGGGTCTCTATAATTGGAAAAAACATCATTCATGGATAATCATAAAATTCAGAGAACTTGGTTCTGATATGCATGTAagcaattttaaatttcaatttccaaaatCATACATGACCTTGAATTTTAGGGTTCTCACAATATTCTCATATGCATAATTACGAAGGAAAAGAACTTACCTATATCCATTACAAGGTTATCTTAATGAATATTTTCACTTCTCTTACTTCTCTTTAATAGTTTCTTAATGATATAGAAATTACCCCAATAAGAAGTTTTTCTATGTCAAAGTCACTATGTTTTTCGTTCCCTTAAGTTGTGAGCATAATCAttcaattattctttttattttgaccGATTGTGTGGTCGATTAGCCCACTCCTTGACCAGGCAGTCAATATTATACATAGGCCCCTCAAGCCCGAGCGTGGCCTATGACTGTTGAAGACAATAGTTGGGACACTTGAACTTTATTCTCTTAAGGGAAGTGAAGCTCAATTTGTTTGCACCATTACATGCTAATAGATATGACAATTATGGATTTTTTACAGTTAAGCCACTTGTTTCTATAAATACGGGTAGCGTTGGCCCGACTCTTTCACCCTTTCTCTGACTGCTCTACCTTAACCATTCTTTTTTCTacttaaagtaataataatgtcAATCATTGATCTTTACTCGTTTAAGGATTCTTTTAGTCAGGATGGTTGAGGCTATGTTGATGATGCTTCATCGTTAACACCATCGTCCAGGTGATCTTGAGGATGATCCTGTCCTAGATGCTACTATTGTAGAGATTGAGTTTGATTTCTCTTATGAGGAGGATGCACTAGATCTTCTAGTAATCTTGGGTTACAATTGGGCATCGCACAAGGTTCGTGAATATGCAGTTTGCTTCTGTTGGGGGGTGCATAATTGTGCAATTGAGCCTAACAGGTATATGTGCTTGGCGACAATGTAGAGGACCATGTCCTTAACCTGCGTGTGTCAGCAAGGGAAACCAGCTGGTGTGTCATGGCCGGGAATGTTTTAAGTTGGATTTATTTTATAGGTAATCCTACTTGTTCACTGATCTACTCATTAGAGTACCATTCGAAAATTTTCAATAGGGGTGCTGCATGAATTGAATTTAAAGCTTACTTAGCTTCACCCAAACGGTTGGACGACTATTCAGGCCTTCCAAGATCTATGCTAAGAGAATCTTCCAAGATCTTTGCATGTGGCGCATTCAACAGAGTATATTGATGAAAGCACATGCCTTTGGCCTACTCCTTGGATCTTGAATCTTGATTCCTTCTAAAGGATATTTTTTATTGGTTCCCTTCTTATCACTAGGTACAGGTTTCGCTCGCATATGCTTTCTAAAGTTCCTTATTTCTTCAACTTAAAAGAACTTAGCCACTTGCTACCTAAGTTCATTCAAATTCTCTACTTGTTGCATGTATAAACTATCTCTGAACGACCTTTGTAGAGCGATGATCATGTGATGCATGGCCACTTCAGGGTTGAGGTTCCTTATCTACAATGAAACTTTTCCAAATCGATCCATGAACGCTCAAAGAGACTCATCCTTCTCTTGCCTAATGTTGACCAAGGCAATTGAAGTCAGACCCGGTTGGGTTGGGATAGAAGGAATATAATTCTTCATGCCTTGTTCCTACCGAATGATTGCATTTTCAATGCACAATACCCTCAACTCTTCTTCATATCCCTTTTTCATCTCGTCCATCTATTTCTACATGTTCCTCATCATCTCCAAGGGATCCATCAACCATTCTTTTGAAGCATCCTCCACAACAATGTTGCTCGACATATTCTTTATGGTCACCATGTGAGTTTAAAAATGTTTGCTCAGTCCCATGGTGGATGCCAAATTTTTCGATGTATAAGGTCGATTAGTCACTTCATACATAATGGTCGTCAAAAATCTTGATTTCGAGTAGTTTCTTCCTGTATGTTTCCACTAATCACGGATACTTGtcaaatatcttttaatacTAAAGTCAGTTCAAATCTAAATGCAAggataataattatataatttactacctagaaattttatttatagtttttataatgaACTTTCAATTAGAGTCTATTTAATCTAATTACTAACTTAATCAGAataattgttgaattttttcGATTAAGATAATAAGATTCGTTTTCATTGGCCAATTGCTGGGCCAACAAATATGCAAACAAATTATAAACCAAAACTCTAATAACAGTTTGTTGGTATTAGATTACGAAATTTACTAATAGAAACGTGTAGAAGCACTGGACGATTTAATGCAACAAAGAACAAATTTGCGTAATGAAACATTAAAGCACATTATATGATGACGaacaataatatatgtatatattaatcaattcttgatgaacatatataaaaatcagATATAACAATAAGTATTACAATATGACACACTCAGATATAAAAGAGCGGATTGCAACTACAAAGTTCAACTTACTTGAACCTCTTAAACATTAGCAAAGACCACATTATACAAAGGTTAGTAACAAGTAACTGACCTTATAATATATCCATCCAATATCAGCATATGAACAAATGCTAACTATTAGACGATAAACGATGCAAGGCATTCTCAACAAAGCCATATGCAATCACCCGTCTCCTTctcattcaaatattctttacAGTCAATTGAAAAGTCATCTCTGCCAACTTCCCCTTCAAGGATCAATGACGATTATTTAAAAGTACAACAACActttatatatgtgtatatatgtatttttttcttaaatcatatgtatatttataCGTCTTCAAGATTTGAGAagagtaatttttataattaaccCCTTATTTCTACCAAAAATTGGAAACATAAACCAGATGGAAATTGTGGTTGAATATTCCATGCATGCATAGGGTTGAAGTGGCTCATAACCCTAATGATCTCATGCTTATCTCTTGGTAACGACTATCAACAACATTTAAGTCTTGCAACCTCATTTGGTGGTAAAACTCAGCAATGAACTCTTCCGCCTTCGCATCAATCATCTCATCCCCTTCCCCATCATTGCTATCACCATTACTATTCTTCTCCATCACACCTTCTTCTTCAcctttgttattattattattattctccgCCTCCTGTTCCATTTCGTTTAGCCCTACGGCCGAGGCGTAACGGCTGCTACACCGAGACGATTGGCATGTAAACACAGAAGTAGAATCAAACGCATCATCTCCGTGATCAACGCAATCCGAAAACGGCGTTGAAGTGACCATTTTAGATTGAGCAATGTTTTTACTGTTATCACAGAGTGTAGATTGGTCGGTTGGCATGTGCAGTGGTCTCATGGACCCCACGATCTTCCTCCACACGTTCTTGGACTCCTCATCCACaataattttggattttctGGAACGCCCTGATCGCATCATGAACAGCGCCACCTTAAAAAAGTTCTTTAACCCCTTTCCCTTCTTGCGGGAAGAAAGagtatttattttcttaggTTCTTCGTGGGGGATAATTGCTGTTTTCTGGGCGTTGATAATGATCACAGAGTTTTCAGGGTTGAGCTCCATTATGTATGGGAGAAaggaaattaagaaaataacttAGAATTATAACAAACGATGATAATTCGCCCTGCTTACAAGCAGGGGAATATAGAAGAAGAGTGTTATGAGAAAAGTTCCAGCAAAACAACACTGTCGTTACATAATTATGTAACTAATAAACAGTGTCATAGTGGGACGTTGGTTTATTTGGGGACATTATTGTTTTAGGGAATTCTAATATTGGGATGGTAGCATACCAGAGAAGGAAGGTTCATGAGTGTCGGTTTTTTAGGCAAAGGATTCGCAGAGAATGTTTGTTTCGTGCAACTGttacctttattttttgttcttcttcttatAGTTGAATCGGTCTTCCAGTTGAATAGGAAAAGACGTTTTCCTCTCTCTCTAGCAATCAACTACAACTTGTGTAGTTGCAATAAATGATAccctagaaaagaaaattttagttATGAGAAATAAGATGTATCAATTTtgttagtatatttttaaaatagtacatttttacttttatggaGAGTATGCTTGAGAAGAGTaggtatttttaaaaacttaaattaaagaaaaagtaatagaTTTTCTATTATCAATTATGAATAGACTGCTGACtgttgattaaaataaaaatgaaatttagattTGGATTTGTTAAgattaagataatattaaattttcattttcgtaaataatattattttaatttaatgcgGTATATCAACATTTGAAATcgataaagttaaatttattttacactaATTTCATTAGTAATgactaaaaagaataaaaatgtataaagaaaaaaatattttatatttaaaaccaGATATCACTTGATAAATAGAGCAAacattttacttaaattttaaagaatgttGGAACCTAACTTTCTCATATAGAGATGGACCAACAAAATATTGCTAATAGCAACGCAAAACTCATTTGTCAATATTAGGCACATCAGGTTATTACCTTACTTGGACTCTTGTTGATCCACCACCCGGTTCACATGTTATTACCTGTAAATGGATGTTTACAAATAAGTATAATAAAGATGGCTCAAGGCTTTAATCAAGTTGAAGGGTTGGATTTCACTGAGACTTTTAGTCCCATAGTCAAACCATAGCGTTGTTCTTTCTCTGGCAGTTTCAACGAAATTGGCTAATCCACCAACTAGACATCAACAATGCATTTTTGCATGGcaatttgaaagaaattgtATACATGAGTCAACACAACTCATACTCAGATGGGTTTTCTATCCTCTGTCAGTGACGCTTCATTATTTAAACGTTTTCATAAAGGTTCtatattactaattttaatcTATGTTAATGATATTTTGGCCACAGGAAACAATGCCACAAACATCAAGTCTCTTATTCCCCATCTTTTAACGTCTCCTTGCAAGCTTTCACTGACGTTGAATTGGGTTCCGACCCCGATGATCACAAATCAACATCAGGCTACTGTGTTCATTTCGGCAACAACATCGTCTCATGGTCTTCCAAGAAGCAAAAAGTGGTATCACCAAGCTCAATGATCGATATCTCATGGATACAATCTCTGTTACTTGAAATTCATATTGTTGTTCCAACTCCGATCATTTACTGTGATAATTAACCTTGGAGTTTTTCTCCTCACAACCAATCCAGTAATGCACTCACAAACGAAGCACTTTGAATTAGATCTTCATTTTATACATAATAAAGTGAATCAAAAGCAAGTCTTTGTTCATCATATACCAGCAAGCTTCCAAATTGCAGATACCCTCACTAAACCCATTTTTGGATCCGCTTTTCATGATTTTCCGAGGAGGTGGATGTTAAGGGATCTAGCTTGTGTTAGTTTCTGTTAGTGTATGTTTcttttctgttatttgttgCATGGGTTTCTCCTGTATGTATTGGCCATGCAACCTTTGTATAGGGATCTCCTCTCTCTTGGTTCATAGTTACtttcacataataataataataataataataataataataataataatatagttttcCTTTCATCATTCTCTCTCTAGTCTTATAGTTCTATcatgtaatttataaaaaatattttttttaatttatgtataaattaattttaacgcataaaaagaatttatttcatattttttggtacctttttataattttttagatatGATATTCTTACCAACattatatatgatattacaGTAGTTTGTACTTTCTGTATTTTGCACTTTTATTATCGTGGTTAAGATTTTGTCACCACTATCATTTCACAAATGCTACCAAAGTCCTGGTCTGGTTGTCGCAACACCGTCGTCACCTCTAACATTGGGTGCCCTCCTGGTTGAGCAATCTTACTAGCACTCTAATCAAATTATAGTACTTTtgtaactattattttattaattacattttagatattttttaggtttaagatttagttttatgaatgcattttaatttagttagtGCAATTTCTAAAACCTAGCTAAATTCAGGAATGAATTATACATTAGATTTATGTTTAATTGCTAAGTTAGAAATTTAGAATCACTTAATATTAATATGACTTGTTAGATGGATAGTTaagttattaatttatgttatttgacATATGAGTTTTCAAGAATTCTATTTATGTAACTATAAACATGTATCTTGTTATGATCTATTTGAACTTTATGGACTAACCTTGACAAATTTGTATTAACtgtgaatttttgaaaattctgtATTTTAAAGTGTTCTTTTTTTTCAgtaataaagaatatattaattatagaaCACTAGGGTGTTAAGAACCCTTTTATATACATagactaaaagaaaaaaaaaatacaatgtaGCCTTTATGCTATAAGTAAAAATTAGGTGAACTAGAACTGAGCGATATACACacatccaaaataaaattaaataaataaaaaaaaaaaacaaactattgAGCAAGGCTCTTCAaacatttcatcattttttagaCAAGACTTTTGTTCAAAGTGTTAACTAATATATCTGTTTTAAAGTGTCACTAATGGATATGATAGTAAGGTCATGTGATTTTTAAAGTTGTAGAAATTGATGTGAgaatctttatattttctttataacaaCGTTCAAATATATTTGTCGATAAGTTtgttgataaatataatttattaataaatattttcatcaataaataaaataaaagcattcctcaataatttcatcaaaatttaatatttattgacagATTTTGAAGCATCGATATAAATCTACTAGTAATTTCTATAGTTGTTAATCACataatctttaataatttactaataaaattttgtaaaactaaaattgaaactgTTGGGTCCAAGGCTTTTGCTGTTTTCGCAATCGCACATTACCTCCTGCATTTCCTTTTCGGAAAAAACTTATTGTGAGCATCACATTATCATGTTCACTAATGGTTGGAAATGCCACATTACCTAAACTAAGTTTCTTGTTAACATTTtctgataaatatttttgaaaatatttttgaaaatatttttgacctCCTTCTTAGCCGTTCCTGGATCTTCACTAGAGCTGTCAATTAGGCCCCTCtaataggccctggccctagcccatgtgggttggggccaaaaaagcccatAGGGCCAAAAATgctctttattaaaaaagccccaGGGGCTAAAAAGCCCTAAATCCCTGTGGGTCAGAgccagcccatgggctttcttttttataaaaaaaactaaatattcaataataaattccatttttacagagaaaaaaaacacttaacaTCCAAGCCTTTCAATTACTACATGTTCACAAAAAAACACTTAACATCCAAGCCACTTAACTACTGTTTTCCAGCAGCTACACTTACAAACTTTCATAGCAACTCATGCCCAATTTTCCTCTAAGCATCGCATAATCAAAATAGCACCTACACCGATTGAATAAAAATCATTACCAAGAATTAACACTATACTAAACACAATTTAATCAAAGTTGGAAAAGTCTAAGATTACTACTAAAAAAAACCAAACTGAAGTGCATAATCTCAAGTGCATAAGCATCCAATATAGTATGTAATTGTTCTGCATCCAATATATGACAAATAACAAGTGCATAAGCATCCGACCACTTTTGTCCACCANCCACGTTGCAATTCNAGTTGCTATGACCTGAAAAGAGAAAGCTGANAATAAGAACAGAACTCAGAATAATTATATTCACGTTAAACATGATATGCAGTCTAGGCTTTACTATGCAACCTGAATGGCT
This genomic interval from Vigna radiata var. radiata cultivar VC1973A chromosome 8, Vradiata_ver6, whole genome shotgun sequence contains the following:
- the LOC106770463 gene encoding uncharacterized protein LOC106770463 yields the protein MELNPENSVIIINAQKTAIIPHEEPKKINTLSSRKKGKGLKNFFKVALFMMRSGRSRKSKIIVDEESKNVWRKIVGSMRPLHMPTDQSTLCDNSKNIAQSKMVTSTPFSDCVDHGDDAFDSTSVFTCQSSRCSSRYASAVGLNEMEQEAENNNNNNKGEEEGVMEKNSNGDSNDGEGDEMIDAKAEEFIAEFYHQMRLQDLNVVDSRYQEISMRSLGL